Proteins from a genomic interval of bacterium:
- a CDS encoding class A beta-lactamase, with amino-acid sequence MDENAMVSGVAARGARPGWRTWRGRARRVVGASRVWFVAASAALLAVPGASAARAQPAAVAADPGLERLEREIARLAELAGGTVGVAAVHLETGRAVYLNRTERFPMASAYKVPIAVELLTRVDRGEVRLDSLIEIRPEDLHPGSGTLTSLFDDPGVILSVHNLLELMLLISDNSATDILLRLAGGAEAVTARMRAVGAEGIRVDRPTSLLIGDWLGVKGLPANGEISPAEFRKLADAVPQAQRDSAAAAFDADPRDTATPEAMARLLERIWRREILSAESTELLLDIMRRCETGEGRIKGMLPPWVEVAHKTGTIGGTTNDVGIISLPADAGHVVTVVFIKESQRPIPERERAIAFIARAIYDDFLFDPVTGPSSR; translated from the coding sequence ATGGACGAGAACGCCATGGTCAGCGGAGTGGCGGCGCGGGGTGCGCGCCCCGGCTGGCGCACATGGCGCGGTCGGGCGAGGCGCGTCGTCGGCGCTTCCAGGGTGTGGTTCGTCGCCGCCTCGGCCGCGCTGCTGGCGGTGCCCGGAGCGTCGGCGGCCCGAGCCCAACCGGCCGCGGTGGCGGCGGACCCGGGGCTCGAGCGACTCGAACGCGAGATCGCGCGCCTGGCCGAGCTGGCCGGCGGGACGGTGGGCGTGGCGGCCGTGCACCTCGAGACCGGCCGCGCGGTCTATCTGAACCGCACCGAGCGGTTCCCCATGGCCAGCGCGTACAAGGTCCCGATCGCCGTCGAACTGCTGACGCGGGTCGACCGCGGCGAGGTCCGACTGGACAGTCTGATCGAGATCCGGCCGGAGGACCTCCACCCGGGCAGCGGCACGCTGACCTCCTTGTTCGATGATCCCGGCGTCATCCTCTCCGTGCACAACCTGCTGGAGCTCATGCTCCTGATCAGCGACAACAGCGCGACGGACATCCTCCTCCGGCTGGCTGGCGGGGCGGAAGCGGTGACGGCCCGCATGCGCGCGGTCGGCGCGGAGGGGATCCGCGTGGACCGGCCGACCTCGCTGCTCATCGGCGACTGGCTCGGAGTGAAGGGCCTGCCCGCGAACGGGGAGATCTCGCCCGCCGAGTTCAGGAAGCTGGCGGACGCCGTGCCGCAGGCGCAGCGGGATTCGGCCGCGGCGGCGTTCGATGCGGACCCACGGGACACCGCGACGCCGGAGGCCATGGCGCGGCTCTTGGAGCGGATCTGGCGTCGGGAGATCCTGAGCGCCGAGAGCACGGAGCTGCTGCTGGACATCATGCGGCGCTGCGAGACCGGAGAGGGGCGCATCAAGGGGATGCTGCCGCCGTGGGTCGAGGTCGCACACAAGACGGGGACGATCGGCGGTACCACGAACGACGTGGGCATCATCTCCCTTCCGGCAGACGCGGGGCACGTCGTCACCGTCGTGTTCATCAAGGAATCCCAGCGACCCATCCCCGAGCGAGAAAGAGCGATCGCGTTCATCGCCCGGGCGATCTACGATGACTTCCTGTTCGACCCGGTGACCGGCCCGTCCAGCCGCTGA
- the menC gene encoding o-succinylbenzoate synthase, with protein sequence MLRVDRLVLREVRLRLREPFRISSGEVWERRILLLELHHPDGIVGWSECVAGERPNYSPETIDTAWFAIREWLAPRILGRALTGPEEVQPLLDADLRGHRMAKAAVEMGVWELAARLRSLPLARLLGGTRERVAVGISLGIQKNPEALVERARAAVAQGYRKVKVKIEPGADVEYVGAVREALGPGVPLMADANSAYTLADADRLAKLDAFDLMMIEQPLDHEDLVRHARLQQRLRTPICLDESITGLDRAEDMVALGSGRIVNIKPGRVGGFRSAIAIHDFCARHGIPVWCGGMLESGIGRAHNVALASLPNFTLPGDLSPSARYWERDIVVPEWTMGPDGMVDVPLHAPGIGVQVDVDRIDDLTVRHEVVSR encoded by the coding sequence ATGCTCCGCGTGGACAGGCTCGTCCTGCGGGAGGTCCGTCTGCGGCTGCGCGAGCCGTTCCGCATCTCATCGGGCGAGGTGTGGGAGCGGCGCATTCTCTTGCTCGAGCTGCACCACCCGGACGGGATCGTGGGGTGGTCGGAGTGCGTGGCCGGCGAGCGGCCGAACTACAGCCCGGAGACGATCGACACGGCGTGGTTCGCGATCCGGGAGTGGCTCGCGCCGCGCATCCTGGGCCGGGCGCTCACAGGCCCCGAGGAGGTCCAGCCGCTGCTGGATGCGGATCTGCGAGGCCACCGCATGGCCAAGGCGGCCGTCGAGATGGGCGTGTGGGAGCTCGCCGCGCGTCTGCGGTCGTTGCCGTTGGCGCGGCTGCTGGGCGGTACGCGGGAGCGGGTCGCGGTGGGCATCTCGCTCGGCATCCAGAAGAACCCGGAAGCGCTGGTCGAACGAGCGCGTGCGGCGGTCGCGCAGGGCTACCGCAAGGTCAAGGTGAAGATCGAGCCGGGCGCGGACGTGGAGTACGTGGGCGCCGTCCGCGAAGCCCTGGGCCCGGGGGTTCCGCTCATGGCAGACGCGAACTCGGCGTACACGCTCGCGGATGCGGACCGGCTCGCGAAGCTCGATGCGTTCGACCTGATGATGATCGAGCAGCCGCTGGACCACGAAGACCTGGTGCGGCACGCGCGGCTCCAGCAGCGGCTGCGTACGCCGATCTGTCTGGACGAGTCCATCACGGGACTCGATCGTGCGGAGGACATGGTCGCGCTCGGCAGCGGCCGGATCGTGAACATCAAGCCAGGGCGGGTCGGCGGTTTCCGGTCGGCGATCGCCATCCACGATTTCTGCGCGCGGCACGGGATCCCGGTGTGGTGCGGCGGGATGCTGGAGAGCGGGATCGGCCGGGCCCACAACGTGGCGCTCGCCTCCCTGCCGAACTTCACCCTGCCCGGCGACCTCTCGCCGAGTGCGCGCTACTGGGAGCGTGACATCGTGGTGCCGGAATGGACGATGGGCCCCGACGGCATGGTGGACGTGCCGCTGCACGCGCCGGGGATCGGCGTCCAGGTGGATGTGGACCGCATCGATGACCTGACGGTCCGGCACGAAGTCGTGTCCCGTTGA
- a CDS encoding serine hydrolase gives MPAHLWERASSRLRRSVLVALVAAGAAACGAGETAIEPPPGYAAAVRSIEAFIEREMATKELPAVSIALVDDQRIVWARGFGFARPEDGVPATAATVYRVGSVSKLFTDIAVMQLVERGELDLDAPVETYLPDFRPANPFGTPVTLRHLMAHRSGLVREPPVGNYFDDSGASLAETVASLNGTELVYAPGSRTKYSNAGIAVVGRLLEHVTGEPFAQRVESAVLRPAGLDRSSFEPRADLLRDLATAYMWGYDGRRFEAPRFPLGMAPAGGMYSTVTDLARFLSMLLAGGRAAGGAQVLREESLAEMWRPQFAAPGETTGFGLGFAIRELDGRRRIGHSGAIYGFATELAFLPDEKLGVVAVTTLDAANVVVERIADHALRAMLAARVGAAPPAPDTTAPLPEGLAAALEGRYEGKSGDVELVDRYGRLLLVPLRGGFRTELRAAGDALIADGRLAYGTRVVPIGTDALVVGGDTLRRVPVRRPAPPPERWRGLIGEYGWDHNILYILERDGRLHALIEWFFEYPLEEAWEDVFAFPDWGLYAGERLVFSRDANGRATSVRAAGIVFPRRNVGTEAGETFRIAPVRPVEELRAAALAASPPREEGEFREPELVELITLDPTIRLDIRYATTNNFMGSVFYTQPRAFLQRPAAEALVRAHRKLREQGFGVLIHDAYRPWHVTKMFWDATPERQKIFVADPSKGSRHNRGSAVDLTLFDLRTGEPVEMVSGYDEFSDRSFADYPGGTSLQRWHREVLRDAMEAEGFRVYDWEWWHFDYGDWAAYPILDIPFEEIPASSAAGRPAAAVLAAAAPHAGRRPERLER, from the coding sequence ATGCCTGCACACCTCTGGGAGAGAGCGAGCAGCCGGCTGCGGCGCTCGGTGCTCGTCGCGCTGGTCGCGGCCGGCGCAGCGGCCTGCGGAGCCGGTGAGACCGCGATCGAGCCCCCGCCCGGGTACGCCGCTGCGGTCCGTTCCATCGAGGCGTTCATCGAGCGAGAGATGGCGACCAAGGAGTTGCCGGCGGTCTCCATCGCGTTGGTTGACGACCAGCGGATCGTGTGGGCGCGTGGCTTCGGCTTTGCGCGGCCGGAGGACGGCGTGCCGGCGACGGCGGCGACGGTGTACCGTGTCGGCTCGGTCTCGAAGCTCTTCACGGACATTGCCGTCATGCAGCTCGTCGAGCGCGGCGAGCTGGACCTGGACGCGCCGGTGGAGACCTACCTGCCCGACTTCCGTCCCGCGAATCCGTTCGGGACGCCGGTGACGCTGCGGCATCTCATGGCGCACCGCTCGGGGCTCGTGCGCGAGCCGCCGGTGGGCAACTACTTCGACGACTCCGGCGCCTCTCTCGCCGAGACGGTCGCGAGTCTGAACGGGACGGAGCTGGTCTACGCCCCGGGCAGCCGGACCAAGTACTCGAACGCGGGGATCGCCGTCGTGGGCCGGTTGCTGGAGCACGTCACGGGCGAGCCGTTCGCGCAGCGTGTCGAGTCCGCCGTGCTGCGCCCCGCCGGGCTGGATCGCAGCTCGTTCGAGCCCCGGGCGGACCTGCTCCGTGACCTCGCGACCGCCTACATGTGGGGCTACGACGGGAGGCGGTTCGAGGCCCCGCGGTTCCCGCTCGGCATGGCGCCGGCCGGGGGCATGTACTCGACCGTGACGGATCTCGCCCGGTTCCTCTCGATGCTGCTCGCGGGCGGGCGTGCGGCCGGTGGCGCGCAGGTGTTGCGCGAGGAGTCCCTCGCGGAGATGTGGCGGCCGCAGTTCGCGGCGCCGGGCGAGACCACCGGCTTCGGCCTCGGCTTCGCGATCCGTGAGCTCGACGGCCGCCGCAGGATCGGGCACAGCGGCGCGATCTACGGCTTCGCCACGGAGCTCGCGTTCCTGCCGGACGAGAAGCTGGGCGTCGTGGCGGTGACGACGCTCGATGCGGCGAACGTCGTCGTCGAGCGGATCGCGGATCACGCGCTGCGCGCCATGCTCGCGGCGCGGGTAGGCGCGGCGCCGCCGGCGCCGGACACGACGGCTCCGTTGCCCGAGGGGCTGGCCGCGGCGCTCGAGGGGCGCTACGAGGGCAAGAGCGGCGACGTCGAGCTGGTTGACCGGTACGGCCGCCTGCTGCTGGTCCCGCTGAGGGGCGGGTTCCGCACCGAGCTACGCGCGGCGGGGGATGCGCTGATTGCCGACGGCCGACTGGCCTACGGCACGCGGGTCGTTCCCATCGGCACCGATGCGCTGGTCGTGGGCGGCGACACGTTGAGGCGCGTACCGGTGCGGCGCCCGGCCCCTCCGCCGGAGCGCTGGCGGGGCCTGATCGGCGAGTACGGCTGGGACCACAACATCCTCTACATCCTCGAGCGGGATGGGCGGCTCCACGCGCTCATCGAGTGGTTCTTCGAATATCCGCTCGAAGAAGCGTGGGAGGATGTGTTCGCGTTCCCTGACTGGGGCCTGTACGCCGGCGAGCGTCTCGTCTTCTCCCGTGATGCGAACGGCCGTGCGACGAGCGTCAGGGCGGCGGGCATCGTCTTCCCCCGCAGGAACGTGGGCACGGAGGCCGGCGAGACGTTCCGCATCGCGCCCGTCCGCCCGGTCGAGGAACTGCGCGCCGCTGCACTGGCCGCTTCGCCTCCCCGCGAGGAGGGCGAGTTCCGGGAGCCGGAGCTGGTCGAGCTGATCACGCTGGACCCGACGATCCGCCTCGACATCCGCTACGCGACGACGAACAACTTCATGGGTTCGGTCTTCTACACCCAGCCGCGGGCGTTCCTCCAGCGTCCGGCGGCGGAGGCGCTCGTGCGGGCCCATCGGAAGCTGCGCGAGCAGGGGTTCGGCGTCCTGATCCACGATGCGTACCGCCCCTGGCACGTGACGAAGATGTTCTGGGACGCGACGCCGGAGCGCCAGAAGATCTTCGTGGCGGACCCGAGCAAGGGGTCGCGGCACAACCGGGGTTCGGCCGTGGACCTCACGCTCTTCGACCTGCGGACGGGCGAGCCGGTCGAGATGGTGAGCGGCTACGACGAGTTCTCGGACCGCTCCTTCGCGGATTACCCAGGCGGGACCTCACTCCAGCGGTGGCACCGCGAGGTGCTGCGTGACGCGATGGAGGCCGAGGGCTTCCGCGTCTACGACTGGGAGTGGTGGCACTTCGACTACGGGGATTGGGCGGCGTACCCGATCCTCGACATCCCCTTCGAGGAGATCCCGGCGTCTTCGGCGGCCGGGCGGCCAGCGGCTGCGGTGCTGGCCGCCGCGGCACCCCACGCCGGTCGGCGGCCGGAGCGGCTCGAGCGATGA